The following coding sequences lie in one Candidatus Planktophila sulfonica genomic window:
- the speB gene encoding agmatinase, with the protein MVNHGNMYGPAFTFLGIPACDLDDPATYKGADVIIVGAPIDSGTSHRSGAKFGPQAIRGGDYLPHDGERPHLALRTDGLKDLKVFDAGDLLMPGGDLVASLAVLREATEKISRAGAIAVVLGGDHSIASADVAGIANHLGHGKVSMVHFDAHADTGEDQWGALVGHGTPMRRLIDEGYVRGDRFLQLGLRGYWPDNKTLEWMRDQGMRSYEMTEIHHRGLKAVLDESFATLTDGCDGVFLSVDIDVVDPGMAPGTGTPEPGGMTSRELLEAVRRICLELPVVGIDVVEVAPAFDSADITAILANRVVLEALSAIAKRRNGSTYDPTQNLLDR; encoded by the coding sequence TAGGAATTCCCGCATGCGATCTCGATGATCCTGCGACCTATAAGGGCGCTGATGTCATCATCGTGGGTGCACCGATTGATAGTGGAACATCGCATCGTTCAGGTGCGAAGTTTGGTCCACAAGCTATTCGCGGTGGCGATTACTTGCCGCATGATGGAGAACGCCCACATTTAGCTCTGCGCACAGATGGTTTGAAAGATCTCAAGGTCTTTGATGCTGGTGATTTATTGATGCCTGGTGGAGATTTAGTCGCATCCCTTGCCGTATTGCGCGAAGCTACTGAAAAGATTTCACGAGCAGGAGCAATTGCAGTTGTGTTGGGTGGAGATCACTCGATTGCTTCAGCTGATGTTGCAGGTATTGCAAACCACTTGGGCCACGGCAAGGTATCAATGGTGCACTTTGATGCACATGCTGATACCGGCGAAGATCAATGGGGCGCACTCGTTGGGCATGGAACACCTATGCGTCGCTTGATTGATGAAGGTTATGTGCGTGGAGATCGTTTCTTACAACTAGGTCTTCGTGGTTACTGGCCAGATAACAAGACTCTCGAGTGGATGCGCGATCAAGGAATGCGCTCATACGAGATGACTGAAATTCATCACCGTGGGCTTAAGGCTGTATTGGACGAATCATTTGCAACACTCACCGATGGTTGCGATGGAGTCTTCCTGTCTGTCGATATCGATGTAGTTGATCCAGGAATGGCGCCAGGAACAGGAACTCCTGAACCAGGTGGAATGACTTCACGTGAATTGCTTGAAGCAGTTCGCCGTATCTGTCTTGAGCTACCTGTTGTAGGAATCGATGTGGTCGAAGTTGCACCAGCATTTGATAGCGCAGATATCACTGCGATCTTGGCTAACCGCGTTGTTCTAGAAGCACTCAGTGCAATTGCTAAGCGCCGTAACGGTTCTACATATGATCCAACACAGAA